In Vibrio cyclitrophicus, one genomic interval encodes:
- a CDS encoding DUF417 family protein: MHVQTYDLKQTNVGYNLGVVGVALVLAWIGIYKFTPTEAMLIEPLIANHPAMNWLYNLFSVQAVSNMVGGAEIIVAIGLIVGFKKPTVAFYSGIAAAAIFVVTLSFLITTPNAWKVSDGILVTNFFLVKDILFLAIAISVIERNKPQK, encoded by the coding sequence ATGCATGTTCAAACCTATGATTTAAAACAGACTAATGTGGGATATAACCTTGGAGTGGTTGGCGTAGCATTAGTGCTCGCTTGGATTGGTATTTACAAGTTTACGCCAACCGAAGCGATGCTCATTGAACCGTTAATCGCAAATCATCCTGCAATGAACTGGCTTTACAATCTGTTCTCAGTACAAGCTGTGTCTAACATGGTAGGTGGCGCGGAGATCATTGTCGCGATTGGATTGATCGTTGGATTTAAGAAACCGACAGTTGCCTTCTATTCAGGCATCGCTGCAGCGGCTATCTTTGTTGTGACACTCAGCTTCCTAATTACAACGCCAAATGCTTGGAAAGTATCGGATGGCATCTTAGTCACTAACTTCTTCCTAGTGAAAGACATCCTGTTCTTGGCGATTGCTATAAGCGTAATCGAACGTAACAAACCTCAGAAGTAA
- a CDS encoding GNAT family N-acetyltransferase has protein sequence MDVFLHLLHPSDVSALLEFEVENREWFEQFVPAREDRFYSNAGVAEQVTSFLTAYDNGEMIPMLIKNVNGTVCGRINVRDIDQNTESGELGYRVGHAFGSKGVASNAVRKLLIYLTEHSSLKYVDAYAFVGNVGSNKILSKADFDLVEHVENYAVFKGQNQNANYYRKAILS, from the coding sequence ATGGATGTATTTTTACACTTACTTCACCCAAGTGATGTCAGTGCTTTATTAGAGTTTGAAGTTGAAAATAGAGAGTGGTTTGAGCAATTTGTCCCAGCTCGGGAAGACCGTTTCTATTCCAATGCGGGCGTTGCCGAACAAGTCACGAGCTTTCTAACAGCGTATGACAATGGCGAGATGATTCCTATGTTGATCAAAAACGTTAATGGCACTGTTTGTGGACGAATCAACGTTCGTGATATCGACCAGAACACTGAAAGTGGAGAACTAGGTTATCGAGTCGGCCACGCATTTGGTTCTAAAGGTGTTGCGTCTAACGCAGTGAGGAAGTTACTTATCTACTTGACCGAGCACTCTTCACTTAAATATGTTGATGCCTATGCATTCGTGGGTAATGTTGGTTCCAACAAAATCTTATCCAAGGCCGATTTTGACTTAGTTGAACATGTAGAGAATTACGCAGTATTCAAAGGACAAAATCAAAACGCCAATTATTACCGTAAAGCGATACTTTCTTAA
- a CDS encoding RidA family protein: MKIHRINPTKRWSDVTVFNGIASFVEVPETDTSAGIKSQVQQIFDQAEEMMSLVDSDKSRVLSVTIYLTDFANFDALNEVWDSWFPEGSAPSRACVKAELANPELLVEMSFMVAAGEKFQ; the protein is encoded by the coding sequence GTGAAAATCCATAGAATTAACCCGACCAAACGTTGGTCAGATGTAACCGTATTTAATGGCATCGCAAGCTTTGTTGAAGTACCAGAGACGGATACATCGGCAGGAATTAAGAGTCAGGTTCAGCAAATTTTTGATCAAGCTGAAGAAATGATGAGCTTGGTCGACAGCGATAAATCTCGCGTATTGTCGGTGACTATTTACCTAACGGATTTTGCTAACTTCGATGCACTGAACGAAGTGTGGGATTCATGGTTCCCTGAAGGCAGCGCACCAAGCCGTGCATGTGTAAAAGCTGAACTGGCCAACCCAGAGCTATTGGTTGAGATGTCGTTTATGGTTGCTGCGGGTGAGAAGTTTCAATAA